Proteins from a genomic interval of Colletotrichum higginsianum IMI 349063 chromosome 6, whole genome shotgun sequence:
- a CDS encoding Gpi anchored serine-threonine rich protein: MKFFYPLALALAAVVAAQDDQCDAANIVTACLDSETDKVSLETPLSFTFLKDYYLTYTRFCLLQVTACNPTDYDCQCAAYQAVATCYNNCPNDARAVPAQQQVTIFCQQASIHGSAAQRKTQTVASVTGSATNAAASNSASPTAATRTTADEAASTAASSSTATSTPNMGVGQLARNTGGVLLAVAGVVAAVL, translated from the coding sequence ATGAAGTTCTTCTACCCCCTCGCTCTGGCTctcgccgctgtcgtcgcGGCCCAGGACGACCAGTGTGACGCCGCCAACATCGTCACGGCCTGCTTAGACAGCGAGACCGACAAGGTAAGTCTAGAGACCCCCCTTAGCTTCACCTTTCTCAAGGACTACTATTTGACTTACACACGTTTCTGTCTGCTCCAGGTCACGGCCTGTAACCCCACCGACTACGACTGCCAGTGCGCCGCCTACCAGGCCGTGGCCACCTGCTACAACAACTGCCCCAACGACGCCCGCGCCGTGCCCGCCCAGCAGCAGGTGACTATCTTCTGCCAGCAGGCCTCCATCCACGGCTCCGCCGCCCAGCGCAAGACCCAGACCGTCGCCTCCGTCACCGGCTCCGccaccaacgccgccgcctccaactCGGCTTCCCCCACCGCCGCGACGCgcaccaccgccgacgaagctgcctcaaccgccgcctcctcttcgaccGCCACCAGCACCCCCAACATGGGCGTTGGCCAGCTCGCCCGCAAcaccggcggcgtcctcctcgccgtcgctggTGTCGTCGCTGCTGTCCTGTAA